From the genome of Setaria viridis chromosome 1, Setaria_viridis_v4.0, whole genome shotgun sequence:
ACGGCCCGTTTGTGTAGATGTCGTTTCTTTACAGATAAAGGTGTTCAATCTCTGGAAGTCGTTTTACAGATAAAATGTTCAATCTCTGTAAGTCGTTTTGAGGTCTCAAATACAACAGACACACGTACAGGTGCCAAATAATTACAGGAACCGAGCATTCTACTTAGTAGGTTGTAACAGATGGTAACGAAACCCGATTCTCAAGAGCAAGTCCAAAAAAAACTTCTAGGGCTCAATAGAAATACAGGGAACTCACAACCTGACCAGCAACATCTGAAATTGAGCCTCCTCAAGGCACGTTAGATGAAAAATCAGGAAATTATCCTCATCTGCCGTTTCCCCTCAAAACAACCCTGCAGCCGCAGGATCAGTACCTAGAATTTAATCTTGCGGGGCACTTTCAGTCTTCATGGGTCCTtggccgctgctgctcctcgcctTGCCCAGAAAAATACATCAAAGCACCGAGAATGGCGATCAAGAAGATGAGAATGTAGATCGCATTGAGACCGAGCAGTGTTGGGGAGCCACGGCCCACTTTATTCTTTATTGTTCTTCCTGCCCTATATCCCTCAAGGAAACGACTAACTTGGGATCCATAGTCACCTTCTTCAAGCCTCTCTGAACCCTCAACCTTAAAGAAAATGCATTTCAATCAATCACATACCGCAACTAAACAGACAAGACTGAGATGTCAAGTATGGCTGGCTTTAGGTTGTAACatgtaaataaaaaaaacaacgcACCATGCACAGTATGTGTAAGAACAGATACAAGCTTTTTATTGCAACATAAATTACTTTTCTATATGTGGTGAAATATATTGTCATAGAAAAATAACTGAAGCAAACAACAATAATCTACTTACCACTTCGTACTCCTCTTTTGTGTCCCAGACCATAATCTTTGGCAGCTGTGAGCTCTTCACATCAAAAGTATCAGTGAATTCCAACCACTGTTGGACTCCTACATACCCGAACACCAAATCATGGTTTGCGTTGGCTGCAGACCTCAACACTTTTATCAATTGTGGAGAATTTTCATCTGACTCATCCTCCAAAATTGTAAGAACAACTTTCCTCCCATCATCTTTCAATAACTTTAGAGTCTCTTTGTTGATGGGCACAGTTAACGGCAGTAGGGATTGTCGTATAAAATCTTCCAGAAAGGTTCCTGCATACACAACAACTATTGACATGTACCATCAAGCTAGAAAAAGTATGCACTACAAACACACAAGTATCTAAGTTTTGTCACTTCACATGCAGTCTACACGGACTGAATCACATATTTAATAAATTGCTAGAAAATCAAAGAATATAAGACAAACATATGAATGACACTCATTATTAAGGTGATAAAGGAATTTTTTCCCCTCAAACCACACATACCAAGAAGCGCGTAGAGAGTGTTACCCCATCCATACCTTCAAATGGGCCATAGAATACACTCTGCTCATTATATTTTGGGTTAATGGAGACCAATGCCGGAAACTTGTCAAAATCATACACAACCATCATATCCTCGGAGAAATCCTTTGCTATAGAAAACCATGCCTTCTTCTTGTACTTTGCTCCATATTCAGCAATCAACGATTCATCCACCCCAAACCCGATAAACAATGGAAAACTGATGTCAGCAGCCTCAACAAAGCCTTTGATCGCTGAGTCTGACTCAAGGACAGAAACGTCAGGGGCAACAAACTTCTTCAGGTTCTGAACAAGCAAATCGGCGTTCCTTGAACCCGTGTACTCCGAGGGTACTCCATGGTCAAAAAGCATCAGAGTGGGGAACCCACTGCATCCAGTAAAACACAAAGGTAAGACACTCTTTGTACGCGCCCCTGTTTGGTAACTGACTCATGTGAAGCAGGTGGCTTACTCTACTCCATATTTGGATCCGAGCTTCCTGTACTTGTCGGCATTTACTTTAGCAACTACGATGGGTGTGCTCAGTCCAGCCAGCACCGGAGCAGCCTCGTCCAACTGCAATAGACAAGCCAAGCGAATGTTCATCAGTTTACTTCAATTTCCACCGAAGTGGCCACATCATAGAAGAATAGCATTTACATGCCTCTGTGACTGTATTGTAATCAAAACACTGTTCCAATGcgacaaaaaaaagagaaggaaatggCAGATGCATGCGCCAGTTCTAATTTGATCTGCATCCACAGGGGAATTCAGATAGT
Proteins encoded in this window:
- the LOC117857447 gene encoding protein disulfide isomerase-like 5-3, with the translated sequence MARSNQAERSITMALRLLPLPLLLLFVLRPQGCVASGDGGGEPAEFEIPRDGSVLELDESNFEAAVRAADFLFVDFYAPWCGHCKRLAPQLDEAAPVLAGLSTPIVVAKVNADKYRKLGSKYGVDGFPTLMLFDHGVPSEYTGSRNADLLVQNLKKFVAPDVSVLESDSAIKGFVEAADISFPLFIGFGVDESLIAEYGAKYKKKAWFSIAKDFSEDMMVVYDFDKFPALVSINPKYNEQSVFYGPFEGTFLEDFIRQSLLPLTVPINKETLKLLKDDGRKVVLTILEDESDENSPQLIKVLRSAANANHDLVFGYVGVQQWLEFTDTFDVKSSQLPKIMVWDTKEEYEVVEGSERLEEGDYGSQVSRFLEGYRAGRTIKNKVGRGSPTLLGLNAIYILIFLIAILGALMYFSGQGEEQQRPRTHED